A single window of Hyphomicrobiales bacterium DNA harbors:
- a CDS encoding conserved hypothetical protein (Evidence 4 : Unknown function but conserved in other organisms) has translation MERYFSKDYSEARQRFLAGAEERHIAIATYDNPSRGPAGEALFTDVARIGPVSARRVLILESALHGVEGYAGSAIQLAALEGIELPADGEVALLLVHAINPWGFASNRRFNEDNIDLNRHFIDWDEAGNLDNPGYRDIADVVIPADFSEEALAASDAKLEAYRQEKGDQALRSAIKLGQYSHPEGLYYGGLTPSWSARTVQRIAEEHLRSAEICGLIDVHTGLGPFGFGECLSGMAPDSEEGMRCSAWYGNVAHTKSPKTDYAGSAASILDGYKRAAPWPVWTPIGLEFGTRSERVVRDAVRFDGWLHLNGGASNPRAAAVKATMLHAYCPDEAEWRVAVVKRGLEVVGLGLQGISG, from the coding sequence ATGGAACGCTATTTTTCAAAAGATTATTCCGAGGCTCGGCAGCGTTTCCTTGCGGGGGCAGAGGAAAGACACATCGCCATCGCAACTTACGACAACCCGTCGCGCGGACCAGCCGGCGAGGCCCTGTTCACCGACGTGGCGCGCATCGGCCCCGTATCGGCGCGTCGGGTGCTGATCCTGGAATCGGCTCTGCATGGGGTGGAGGGCTATGCCGGCTCCGCCATTCAGCTCGCGGCACTGGAGGGGATTGAACTGCCTGCGGATGGTGAGGTGGCGCTCTTGCTCGTCCACGCCATCAATCCCTGGGGCTTTGCCTCAAACCGTCGTTTCAACGAGGACAATATCGATCTCAACCGGCATTTCATCGATTGGGACGAGGCAGGCAACCTCGACAACCCCGGCTATCGGGACATCGCCGATGTCGTCATTCCGGCTGATTTCTCCGAGGAGGCGCTCGCCGCTTCCGATGCGAAACTCGAAGCCTACAGGCAGGAAAAGGGCGACCAAGCGCTGCGCTCGGCCATCAAGCTCGGCCAATATTCACACCCTGAGGGTCTCTATTATGGCGGCCTGACGCCCTCCTGGTCGGCGCGCACGGTCCAGCGCATCGCGGAGGAGCATCTGCGCTCGGCCGAGATCTGCGGGCTGATCGACGTACACACGGGGCTTGGCCCCTTTGGCTTCGGGGAATGCCTCAGCGGCATGGCGCCGGACAGCGAAGAGGGTATGCGTTGCAGCGCCTGGTACGGCAATGTGGCCCATACGAAGAGCCCGAAAACCGACTATGCCGGAAGCGCCGCCTCCATTCTGGATGGCTACAAGCGCGCGGCACCCTGGCCAGTCTGGACACCGATCGGGCTGGAGTTCGGGACACGATCGGAACGGGTGGTACGCGACGCCGTTCGCTTCGATGGCTGGCTCCACCTGAATGGCGGCGCGTCGAACCCTCGCGCCGCTGCGGTCAAAGCCACGATGCTTCACGCCTATTGTCCTGATGAGGCCGAATGGCGCGTAGCCGTCGTCAAGCGCGGCCTGGAGGTTGTGGGCTTGGGGCTCCAAGGGATTTCAGGTTAG
- a CDS encoding Protoporphyrinogen IX oxidase, aerobic: MSGQRIIVIGAGVAGLVAARRLARAGHSVRVLEAGETPGGRVGDRQVRGIRFNAGARLLYAFSQPFNRLLDEIGLMPALIPIRRLSAECVGSDGRWTVELMPGVKSLFTPGLSLTERLRFVSFGLRALAARAHTDPDDAASALAQDDVTLAAYIRQALGAGVLERMIEPVFRGTRSWNTEDVSAAFFASVTPHMVGHDTVHVLAGGMGKLPTALMAGLTVDCNTRVVTVETPIVGPCRVHAQQQGEAVLHEADVIVCATEGSLAAALFPYLEEEDRSFLASVRYNALGIVHYQLGCQVAPAMNFFTRDASGPLATWQQVPGNEAIGQAPQLYAQLSPEAVDEALRRGMTDRLDNLVKERVLALYPTLERDCVDIHNQWIARKLPVFYPGYTSTVVSFRNRQSAARRRVYFCGDYLAQSLVTGAAASGERVAADIARHWS, translated from the coding sequence GTGAGCGGGCAGCGCATCATCGTCATCGGCGCTGGCGTTGCCGGGCTTGTCGCGGCGCGCAGGCTTGCGCGCGCGGGTCATAGCGTGCGTGTGCTGGAGGCTGGTGAGACGCCGGGAGGGCGTGTCGGCGACCGGCAGGTTCGAGGCATCCGATTCAATGCCGGCGCCCGTCTTCTCTATGCCTTCAGCCAGCCCTTCAACCGCCTGCTCGATGAAATCGGCCTGATGCCGGCGCTGATCCCGATACGGCGTCTCTCGGCCGAATGTGTAGGCTCGGATGGGCGCTGGACGGTCGAGCTGATGCCTGGGGTGAAGAGCCTCTTCACCCCAGGCTTGTCGTTGACCGAACGGCTGCGTTTCGTGTCCTTCGGCCTCCGCGCGCTCGCCGCACGCGCCCATACCGACCCCGACGATGCCGCGTCTGCGCTTGCGCAGGATGACGTCACCCTTGCCGCCTACATCCGTCAAGCCCTGGGTGCGGGTGTGCTCGAGCGTATGATTGAGCCTGTCTTCCGGGGCACACGCAGCTGGAACACCGAGGACGTCTCGGCCGCCTTTTTCGCGTCGGTCACGCCGCATATGGTCGGGCATGACACCGTCCACGTGCTCGCCGGTGGCATGGGGAAGCTCCCGACGGCCCTCATGGCCGGGCTGACCGTGGACTGCAATACCCGGGTTGTGACGGTCGAGACGCCGATCGTCGGGCCCTGTCGTGTTCATGCGCAGCAGCAGGGCGAAGCGGTGCTGCATGAGGCCGACGTGATCGTCTGCGCGACTGAAGGCTCGCTCGCCGCCGCGCTCTTTCCCTATCTCGAGGAAGAAGACCGCAGCTTCCTTGCCAGCGTGCGTTATAACGCTCTCGGCATCGTCCATTACCAGCTTGGCTGCCAGGTGGCGCCGGCCATGAATTTCTTCACCCGCGACGCGTCGGGCCCGCTGGCCACATGGCAGCAGGTTCCGGGCAATGAGGCGATAGGACAGGCCCCGCAGCTTTATGCCCAGTTATCACCGGAGGCGGTGGATGAGGCGTTGCGCCGGGGCATGACTGACAGGCTCGATAACCTGGTGAAGGAACGCGTGCTGGCTCTTTATCCGACTTTGGAGCGTGATTGCGTCGACATCCACAACCAGTGGATCGCGCGTAAGCTGCCGGTCTTCTATCCCGGCTATACCAGCACCGTCGTTAGCTTTCGCAACCGCCAGTCAGCGGCGCGGCGCCGGGTCTATTTCTGCGGCGACTACCTCGCGCAATCGCTGGTCACGGGCGCAGCGGCAAGCGGCGAGCGCGTCGCCGCGGACATCGCCCGGCACTGGTCTTGA
- a CDS encoding Acetolactate synthase-1/2/3 large subunit, with protein MPGHAGPGKAGMTGAQLFARTLRHWDCGPIFHVPGEGILEALDALADVTLADIGAPLISCRHEAGMAYMAQAAGHALNKPGICLAGRAPGALNSALALHTAFTDAAPMILIIGQPSMRQSGREPFLDNDFSLAFAPVAKWIGTCSDAARLPEMLSRAWATAMTGQRGPVVVAVNEDVWAQSVDAPVLSPPAIARPRVPAADADAIAAMLAGASNPVLVVGGTGWSQAGVAALQTFALTSGLPVVTSYRRRDLMPADHPCFAGELGIGADPAVLDAVARADLVIVAGMRLGEINTFGAGVFEGFRLLAAPQPAQTLVHVHPDASELNRVYRATLPVCAEAEMLFEPLGQSLSAHSLPDWSHWRSALRAAREAFAVGRPGKGPIDMREICRVLRAALPADAMLTVGAGAYAHWPQRYFPHSVYGTQLGPKSGAMGYGLSAAIGVQASCPGRRVVAMAGDGCFLMHGEELATAVLHKLPVIVIVVNNSSYGAIAASQSRHFGRTVGTDLSPVDLSAYARAFGADGFRVETTEAFAPALASALSADGPALIELITGPEALRP; from the coding sequence ATGCCAGGACACGCCGGGCCGGGAAAAGCCGGGATGACAGGGGCGCAGCTCTTCGCGCGGACATTGAGGCATTGGGATTGCGGCCCCATATTCCATGTGCCCGGTGAAGGGATCCTGGAAGCGCTCGATGCGCTTGCCGATGTTACGCTTGCCGATATCGGGGCGCCGCTGATCTCGTGCCGCCACGAAGCCGGTATGGCTTACATGGCCCAAGCGGCCGGGCATGCGCTCAACAAGCCGGGCATCTGCCTCGCGGGGCGCGCGCCCGGCGCACTCAATTCAGCGCTCGCGCTCCATACAGCCTTTACGGACGCCGCCCCGATGATCCTCATCATCGGCCAGCCGTCCATGCGTCAGTCGGGTCGCGAGCCGTTCCTCGACAACGACTTCTCACTCGCTTTCGCCCCTGTCGCGAAGTGGATCGGAACCTGCTCCGACGCGGCCCGCCTGCCCGAAATGCTCTCGCGGGCCTGGGCAACGGCCATGACCGGACAGCGCGGCCCCGTTGTCGTCGCTGTCAACGAGGACGTTTGGGCGCAATCCGTGGACGCGCCGGTCCTATCCCCGCCGGCCATCGCGCGGCCGCGCGTACCCGCTGCCGACGCCGATGCCATTGCGGCGATGCTGGCCGGGGCGAGCAATCCCGTCCTTGTCGTCGGCGGCACCGGATGGTCGCAGGCCGGCGTGGCTGCACTGCAAACCTTCGCGCTGACATCAGGCCTGCCGGTGGTGACATCCTATCGTCGGCGCGATCTCATGCCCGCGGATCATCCCTGCTTCGCCGGCGAGTTGGGCATAGGGGCCGACCCGGCTGTACTCGATGCGGTCGCGCGGGCTGATCTCGTCATCGTGGCGGGCATGCGGCTTGGGGAAATCAACACGTTCGGCGCTGGGGTCTTCGAAGGCTTTCGCCTGCTCGCGGCGCCGCAGCCGGCCCAGACGCTGGTCCACGTCCATCCAGACGCCAGCGAGCTCAATCGCGTCTATCGCGCCACGTTGCCCGTTTGCGCCGAGGCCGAGATGCTGTTCGAGCCGCTTGGCCAATCGCTGTCTGCGCATAGCCTGCCTGACTGGTCGCACTGGCGGAGCGCGCTGCGTGCCGCGCGGGAGGCATTTGCCGTCGGCCGGCCGGGCAAGGGGCCGATTGACATGCGCGAGATCTGTCGGGTTCTGCGCGCGGCGCTGCCGGCGGACGCCATGCTCACGGTTGGAGCCGGCGCCTATGCCCACTGGCCGCAGCGGTATTTCCCACACTCCGTCTACGGCACGCAGCTTGGGCCCAAGAGTGGAGCCATGGGCTACGGATTGTCAGCGGCGATCGGCGTGCAGGCTTCCTGCCCGGGGCGGCGCGTCGTCGCGATGGCGGGCGACGGCTGCTTTCTGATGCATGGTGAGGAACTCGCCACTGCCGTGCTGCACAAGCTCCCGGTGATTGTGATCGTCGTCAACAATAGTAGCTACGGCGCGATCGCGGCCAGCCAGAGCAGGCATTTCGGCCGCACGGTCGGCACGGATCTGTCGCCCGTCGATCTCTCGGCCTATGCGCGGGCCTTCGGCGCGGATGGCTTCCGGGTCGAGACCACTGAGGCCTTCGCGCCTGCCCTCGCATCGGCTTTGTCGGCGGACGGCCCCGCGCTGATAGAACTGATCACCGGGCCGGAGGCGCTGCGGCCGTGA
- a CDS encoding Peptide/nickel transport system substrate-binding protein — MSDDANSAITMDRRQLLLFGSAALLSGAMTPNAALAATGTLVMTINPEPNAMVSAFNTASPVAVISGKMTEGLVHYDFGLNPQPELATSWDIAPDGLSLTFKLRDGVKWHDGKPFSSADVAYSIMEILKQHHPRGRGVFAKVTAVETPDPLTAVIRLSEPTPAMIYALAGWESPMLPKHVYEGSEVLKNPANNAPIGTGPFKFVEWQRGSHIILEKNPDYWDKGKPLLDKLIVRIYPEPSARVAAFEAGELNLGGDGPIPLNEVKKFQDNPAFKVETRGTEMNNSLDVLETNLRNEHLAKPEVRRALMHALNRDLMVKTVWYGLAQPLTGPIPQTLPHFYSADVPSYPFDVAKAEALLDAAGYKKDAKGTRFKLRLIYPTTGDTYDRAGQFLRQQFRRIGVELDLQSADVPTFIRRVYGEYDFDLSMVPASVTADPSIGLQRFYHSAAAKQGTPFVNASGYKNPEMDDVLSKAAVEPDASKRVELFKRFQQIAMEDLPILPLVRPIYVTVASAKVQHFVTGPEGVRSHYSTLSLG, encoded by the coding sequence ATGAGTGACGACGCCAATTCCGCAATCACGATGGACCGCCGTCAATTGCTGCTGTTCGGTTCGGCTGCTCTGCTCTCCGGCGCCATGACGCCGAACGCGGCGTTGGCTGCGACGGGCACCCTGGTCATGACCATCAATCCCGAGCCGAATGCGATGGTGAGCGCCTTCAACACGGCGTCGCCCGTCGCCGTGATCTCCGGCAAGATGACGGAAGGGCTCGTCCACTACGATTTCGGGCTCAATCCCCAGCCGGAACTCGCGACATCTTGGGACATAGCACCGGATGGCCTGTCCCTGACCTTCAAATTGCGGGACGGCGTCAAATGGCATGACGGCAAGCCTTTCAGCTCCGCTGACGTGGCCTATTCGATCATGGAAATCCTCAAGCAGCATCACCCGCGCGGCCGTGGCGTCTTTGCCAAGGTGACGGCTGTTGAAACGCCCGATCCCCTCACCGCGGTCATCAGGCTCAGCGAACCGACCCCTGCCATGATTTACGCGCTGGCGGGGTGGGAGTCGCCGATGCTGCCGAAACACGTCTATGAAGGCAGCGAAGTTCTCAAGAACCCCGCCAATAACGCGCCGATCGGCACGGGCCCCTTCAAATTCGTCGAATGGCAGCGCGGCAGCCATATCATCCTGGAAAAGAACCCCGACTACTGGGACAAGGGCAAGCCACTCCTCGATAAACTGATCGTGCGGATCTATCCCGAGCCGAGCGCGCGCGTCGCAGCTTTCGAGGCCGGCGAGTTGAACCTCGGTGGTGACGGGCCGATTCCGCTCAACGAGGTCAAGAAATTCCAGGATAATCCGGCGTTCAAGGTGGAAACGCGCGGCACGGAAATGAACAACAGCCTCGACGTGCTGGAAACAAACCTGCGCAATGAACATCTCGCCAAGCCCGAGGTGCGCAGGGCGCTCATGCATGCCCTCAATAGGGATCTCATGGTGAAGACGGTGTGGTATGGGCTGGCCCAGCCCCTGACCGGCCCCATTCCGCAAACACTGCCGCACTTCTACAGTGCCGATGTGCCATCCTATCCGTTCGATGTGGCCAAGGCAGAAGCCCTGCTCGACGCGGCGGGATACAAGAAGGACGCCAAGGGCACCCGGTTCAAGCTCCGGCTCATCTATCCGACCACGGGTGACACCTATGATCGGGCCGGGCAATTCCTGCGTCAGCAATTCCGAAGGATCGGCGTCGAGCTGGACCTGCAGTCGGCCGATGTGCCGACATTCATCCGGCGGGTCTACGGCGAATATGATTTCGACCTCTCGATGGTTCCCGCGTCGGTCACGGCCGATCCCTCCATCGGATTGCAGCGGTTCTACCATTCGGCGGCGGCCAAGCAGGGCACACCGTTCGTGAATGCATCCGGCTACAAGAATCCGGAAATGGACGATGTCTTGTCCAAGGCGGCCGTCGAGCCCGACGCGAGCAAGCGGGTGGAACTCTTCAAGCGGTTCCAGCAGATCGCCATGGAGGATCTGCCTATTCTTCCCCTGGTAAGGCCGATCTACGTCACCGTCGCCAGTGCCAAAGTGCAGCATTTCGTCACCGGGCCGGAAGGTGTGCGCAGCCATTATTCAACACTGAGCCTGGGGTGA
- the dppB gene encoding Di/tripeptide transport system permease protein DppB — protein MSAPRRNLPLRFIGKRILQAVLTILGIAIINFFLLQLAPGDAADALAGEAGTADAEYLANLRREFGLDRPLWEQLAAFLMRIATFNLGYSFRYGENISALILSRLPATLLLMAASILIALLVGILFGVTAARYFNRLPDRLISLLALLFYATPPFWIGLMMILVFSVWLGWAPTGGMRDITAPDRGLAGFLDIARHLALPALTQAFFYLAIYTRLVRAGMLEVLSLDYIRVARAKGISEQRVAYRHALRNAVLPLITVVGTNIGGFLGGAVLTETVFSWPGIGRLMFDAMMQRDLNLLLSILVLSSVFVVIANLVVDLLYPVINPTVELR, from the coding sequence ATGTCAGCACCGCGACGAAATCTGCCGCTCCGCTTCATCGGCAAGCGAATTCTACAAGCCGTGCTGACGATCCTCGGCATTGCGATCATCAATTTCTTCCTTCTGCAACTGGCGCCCGGCGATGCGGCCGACGCGCTGGCCGGCGAAGCCGGGACTGCGGATGCGGAGTACCTGGCCAATCTCCGGCGGGAATTCGGTCTGGACCGGCCCTTGTGGGAGCAGCTCGCGGCTTTCCTGATGCGGATCGCCACATTCAACCTCGGCTATTCCTTCCGCTACGGCGAAAATATTTCCGCGCTGATCCTGAGCAGACTTCCGGCAACGCTGCTGCTCATGGCAGCAAGCATCCTCATCGCGCTTTTGGTTGGCATTCTCTTCGGCGTGACCGCGGCGCGATATTTCAACCGCTTGCCGGACCGGCTGATCTCGCTGCTCGCTCTTCTTTTCTATGCCACGCCGCCTTTCTGGATCGGCCTGATGATGATCCTCGTCTTCTCGGTTTGGCTAGGCTGGGCGCCGACAGGCGGCATGCGCGACATCACCGCACCGGATCGCGGCCTTGCCGGCTTTCTCGACATCGCTAGGCATCTCGCCTTGCCGGCGCTGACGCAGGCCTTCTTCTATCTCGCCATCTACACCCGGCTGGTGCGGGCGGGCATGCTGGAAGTGCTGAGCCTCGACTACATCCGTGTGGCCCGCGCCAAAGGCATCTCGGAGCAGCGCGTCGCCTATCGCCATGCGCTACGCAATGCGGTGCTGCCGCTGATCACGGTGGTGGGAACGAACATCGGCGGCTTCCTCGGCGGCGCGGTGCTGACGGAGACGGTGTTCTCCTGGCCGGGGATCGGGCGGCTGATGTTCGACGCCATGATGCAGCGCGATCTCAATCTGCTGCTGTCGATCCTGGTCCTCAGTTCGGTTTTCGTCGTCATCGCCAACCTCGTGGTGGACCTGCTCTATCCCGTTATCAATCCGACGGTGGAGCTGCGGTGA
- a CDS encoding Peptide/nickel transport system permease protein → MHYVWLVLRNWTTALGILLLAAVVMMALTAHLVFPTDPYEMVGVPLTWPGQEPEMLLGTDSLGRDMAAGLFYGSRVSLLVGFSSAFVAATVGVLVGAFAGYYGGWTDDVLMRITELFQTTPQFMLALAVVAVLGPSVTVIIFSLAAVSWPAVARLVRGEFMVMRERAFVHGCIVAGMSDLRIIFAQILPNVVPVIIVMSTILVATAILMESAISFLGFGDPNVLTWGTMIGMGRGQLRDAWYIIAIPGVALLLTALALNLVGEGLNDALNPRLKQRKG, encoded by the coding sequence ATGCACTACGTCTGGCTTGTGCTGCGGAACTGGACGACGGCGCTCGGCATCCTGCTCCTGGCTGCGGTCGTGATGATGGCGCTAACGGCCCATCTGGTCTTTCCGACCGATCCCTACGAGATGGTCGGCGTTCCCCTGACATGGCCGGGGCAGGAGCCCGAGATGCTGCTCGGGACGGACAGTCTTGGTCGGGACATGGCGGCCGGCCTCTTCTACGGTTCACGCGTGTCGCTGCTGGTCGGCTTTTCCTCGGCCTTCGTGGCGGCGACCGTTGGCGTCCTGGTCGGCGCCTTTGCCGGCTACTACGGCGGGTGGACCGACGATGTGCTGATGCGCATCACCGAGCTGTTCCAGACAACCCCGCAGTTCATGCTGGCCCTCGCTGTCGTTGCCGTTCTCGGGCCGTCGGTGACGGTCATCATCTTTTCACTGGCGGCGGTATCCTGGCCAGCCGTCGCGCGCCTCGTGCGCGGAGAATTCATGGTCATGCGCGAGCGGGCTTTCGTGCATGGCTGCATCGTGGCCGGAATGAGCGACCTGCGCATCATCTTCGCGCAGATCCTGCCCAATGTGGTGCCGGTCATCATCGTCATGTCCACCATCCTTGTCGCCACCGCGATCCTGATGGAATCGGCGATCTCCTTTCTGGGCTTCGGAGACCCGAATGTGCTGACCTGGGGCACCATGATCGGCATGGGGCGCGGCCAGTTGCGCGACGCCTGGTACATCATCGCCATTCCCGGGGTAGCGCTGCTGCTTACCGCGCTTGCGCTCAATCTGGTCGGCGAGGGCCTCAACGACGCGCTCAACCCGCGCCTGAAGCAAAGGAAGGGATGA
- a CDS encoding putative peptide ABC transporter ATP-binding protein y4tR (Evidence 3 : Putative function from multiple computational evidences) produces MGAPLLSIEDLQVRIRGNPQARLLRGVSLSVDRGETLAVVGESGCGKSLTSLSVMGLLPDGLEKHGGVIRFDGADLPVTDNEAMRKVRGRRIGMVFQEPMAALNPVFSIGDQVAEVIHEHEAVSRAEATARVVDLLTQVRLPEPARIIHEYPHRLSGGQRQRVVIAMALACRPDLLIADEPTTALDVTVQAQIMRLLHDLQEAMGIAILLITHNLGLVAQMADRVAVMYAGRKVEEATARMLFARPQHPYTRGLLAATPRPGRRRPGEPPLTEIPGVVPAITEMPSGCRFRPRCILATDACSREDPPFVNGVACHHAAAFQELAP; encoded by the coding sequence ATGGGCGCTCCCTTGCTGAGCATAGAGGACCTTCAGGTCCGCATTCGCGGCAATCCGCAGGCAAGGCTCCTGCGCGGCGTGTCCCTGTCCGTCGATCGCGGCGAGACGCTGGCGGTGGTCGGCGAGAGCGGATGCGGCAAGTCGCTCACCTCGCTCTCGGTCATGGGCCTTCTTCCCGATGGGCTGGAAAAGCACGGCGGCGTGATCCGCTTCGACGGCGCGGATCTTCCAGTCACCGACAACGAGGCCATGCGCAAGGTGCGCGGGCGCCGGATCGGCATGGTTTTCCAGGAGCCGATGGCGGCCCTCAATCCCGTCTTTTCCATCGGTGACCAGGTCGCCGAAGTCATCCATGAACACGAGGCGGTAAGCCGCGCCGAAGCGACAGCGCGCGTCGTCGATCTGCTCACACAGGTGCGGCTGCCGGAACCGGCGCGTATCATTCACGAATATCCGCATCGCCTTTCCGGCGGGCAAAGGCAGCGTGTGGTGATCGCCATGGCGCTTGCCTGCCGCCCAGACCTGTTGATCGCCGACGAACCGACGACCGCGCTCGATGTCACCGTGCAGGCGCAGATTATGCGACTGCTGCACGATTTGCAGGAGGCGATGGGAATAGCGATTTTGCTGATTACCCATAATCTCGGACTGGTGGCGCAGATGGCAGACCGTGTTGCCGTGATGTATGCCGGGCGCAAGGTCGAGGAAGCAACGGCGCGCATGCTGTTCGCCCGGCCGCAGCATCCCTATACACGCGGCCTCCTCGCCGCGACGCCGCGCCCCGGGCGGCGCCGGCCGGGTGAGCCGCCGCTGACGGAAATCCCCGGCGTCGTTCCCGCGATTACCGAAATGCCGTCCGGCTGCCGCTTCCGGCCGCGCTGCATTCTGGCCACGGACGCTTGCAGCCGAGAGGATCCGCCATTCGTCAACGGCGTCGCCTGTCATCACGCGGCGGCCTTCCAGGAGCTCGCGCCATGA
- the ddpF gene encoding putative D,D-dipeptide ABC transporter ATP-binding subunit DdpF (Evidence 3 : Putative function from multiple computational evidences) — MTPVLAVRDLHCSFATTRGPVHAVQGVSLNLHAGETLALVGESGCGKTTLARCILGLQKPTSGAVLLDGNNLIGLSRREARRHRPRMQCVFQDPFASLNPRKRVEDLIREPLDVQGVGTAAERRRQVLELMERVGLRPDWGRRFPHEFSGGQRQRIGIARALSLRPAVLICDEPVSALDVSVQAQIINLLWELQRDLGMSYLFITHDLMLVENFADRVAMMYKGKIVEEGPALEVWRNPQHEFTRTLIDAIPIPDPNRPLGSGRSAFTE; from the coding sequence ATGACCCCGGTCCTTGCGGTGCGCGATCTCCACTGCAGTTTCGCGACGACGCGCGGGCCGGTCCACGCGGTGCAGGGGGTGAGCCTCAACCTCCATGCCGGAGAGACCCTGGCGCTCGTCGGGGAATCCGGATGCGGCAAGACGACGTTGGCGCGCTGCATTCTTGGCTTGCAGAAACCGACATCCGGCGCGGTTCTGCTGGACGGAAACAATCTCATAGGCCTGTCGCGGCGCGAGGCGCGGCGGCACAGGCCGCGCATGCAATGCGTCTTCCAGGATCCCTTTGCATCGCTCAACCCGCGCAAGCGCGTGGAGGACCTGATCCGCGAGCCGCTAGACGTGCAGGGTGTCGGAACGGCCGCCGAGCGGCGCCGGCAGGTGCTTGAACTGATGGAGCGGGTCGGCCTTCGCCCTGACTGGGGCCGGCGCTTCCCCCATGAATTCTCGGGCGGCCAGCGACAGCGCATCGGTATCGCGCGCGCGCTATCGCTGCGGCCCGCCGTGCTCATCTGCGACGAGCCGGTCTCCGCGCTCGATGTGTCCGTCCAGGCGCAGATCATCAACCTGCTCTGGGAACTCCAGCGCGATCTCGGCATGAGCTATCTGTTCATCACCCACGATCTGATGCTGGTGGAGAATTTCGCCGATCGGGTCGCGATGATGTACAAGGGCAAGATCGTCGAGGAAGGGCCCGCACTCGAGGTCTGGCGCAATCCGCAGCATGAATTCACCCGCACCCTGATCGACGCGATCCCCATACCCGATCCGAACAGGCCGCTCGGGTCCGGGCGCTCCGCATTCACGGAGTAG
- a CDS encoding AraC family transcriptional regulator — protein sequence MDDCEDAAHTKGLFRAYFGGPEGTVSATFRNLAKSDVRLQVDERLGLFHACFDLPAKEGKGAWRFLSPSEGIFAVLTDCEYFTMRHERVAAEGLLEFHFLLEGPVELSLPQERDATAPTNVSLIVCQQAVGMAYDVVCQPGTYKMASFYVRPDLLEESFGMDVSHSMAQQLLSPREGTMAMSEQKIDPEFLRLLRDLFEIKFTGPRDLPLAAARIIELLVLSVDAVDRGGKAEEQSIVFTARELAMFDRARDVLASDFSESQTIPRLARKLGTNATKLKSGFRLLYGTTIFAYRNRHRMHCAMQLLAEGDTPIATVAQAVGFRHQASFTSAFRAHFGLTPKQARQRLVPTDMP from the coding sequence ATGGACGATTGTGAAGACGCGGCGCATACAAAAGGGCTGTTCCGCGCCTATTTCGGAGGGCCGGAGGGAACGGTTTCCGCCACGTTTCGCAACCTGGCAAAGTCCGATGTCAGACTCCAAGTCGACGAACGTCTCGGCCTGTTCCACGCGTGCTTTGATCTGCCCGCGAAGGAGGGGAAGGGTGCGTGGCGTTTCCTGTCCCCTTCCGAAGGCATATTCGCGGTTCTGACCGACTGCGAATATTTCACGATGCGCCACGAGCGCGTGGCCGCTGAGGGTTTGCTGGAGTTCCATTTTCTCCTTGAGGGGCCGGTCGAGCTCTCCCTTCCCCAGGAACGGGACGCGACCGCTCCGACCAATGTTTCGCTGATCGTCTGTCAGCAGGCGGTGGGCATGGCTTATGACGTTGTCTGCCAGCCCGGAACCTACAAGATGGCGAGTTTCTACGTCAGGCCGGATCTCCTCGAGGAGAGCTTCGGCATGGACGTCTCGCACAGCATGGCACAGCAGTTACTGTCGCCTCGCGAGGGCACAATGGCCATGTCGGAGCAAAAGATCGATCCGGAGTTCCTGCGTCTTCTGCGCGATCTGTTCGAGATCAAGTTCACCGGCCCGCGGGATCTTCCGCTCGCTGCCGCCCGCATCATCGAGCTCCTTGTGCTCTCCGTTGACGCCGTCGATCGCGGCGGCAAGGCGGAGGAGCAGTCGATCGTCTTCACGGCGCGCGAGCTGGCGATGTTCGATCGGGCGCGGGACGTCCTGGCGAGCGACTTCTCCGAATCGCAGACCATTCCAAGGCTCGCCCGAAAGTTGGGTACCAACGCGACCAAGCTGAAGAGCGGATTTCGGCTGCTCTACGGCACAACGATCTTTGCTTATCGCAACCGCCACCGCATGCATTGCGCCATGCAATTGCTGGCGGAAGGCGATACGCCTATCGCCACGGTCGCGCAGGCCGTCGGATTCCGCCATCAGGCCAGTTTCACGTCGGCCTTTCGCGCGCATTTCGGGCTGACACCGAAACAGGCGCGCCAGCGGCTGGTGCCGACAGACATGCCCTGA